One genomic window of Arvicola amphibius chromosome 4, mArvAmp1.2, whole genome shotgun sequence includes the following:
- the Nr1d1 gene encoding nuclear receptor subfamily 1 group D member 1 isoform X1 has protein sequence MTTLDSNNNTGGVITYIGSSGSSPSRTSPESLYSDSSNGSFQSLTQGCPTYFPPSPTGSLTQDPTRSFGSVPPSLSDDSPPSSASSSSFYNGSPPGSLQVAMEDSNRVSPSKGTSNITKLNGMVLLCKVCGDVASGFHYGVHACEGCKGFFRRSIQQNIQYKRCLKNENCSIVRINRNRCQQCRFKKCLSVGMSRDAVRFGRIPKREKQRMLAEMQSAMNLANNQLSSLCPLETSPTPHPISGSVGPSPPPAPAPTPLVGFSQFPQQLTPPRSPSPEPTVEDVISQVARAHREIFTYAHDKLGTSPGNFNANHASSSPSATTPHRWESQGCPPTPNDNNILAAQRHNEALNGLCQSPSSYPPTWPSGSAHHSCHQPNSNGHRLCPTHVYSASEGEAPANSLRQGNTKNVLLACPMNMYPHGRSGRTVQEIWEDFSMSFTPAVREVVEFAKHIPGFRDLSQHDQVTLLKAGTFEVLMVRFASLFNVKDQTVMFLSRTTYSLQELGAMGMGDLLNAMFDFSEKLNSLALTEEELGLFTAVVLVSADRSGMENSASVEQLQETLLRALRALVLKNRPLETSRFTKLLLKLPDLRTLNNMHSEKLLSFRVDAQ, from the exons ATGACGACTCTGGACTCCAACAACAACACAG GTGGTGTCATCACCTACATTGGCTCCAGCGGCTCCTCTCCCAGCCGGACCAGCCCGGAATCCCTCTATAGTGACAGCTCCAATGGCAGCTTCCAGTCCCTGACTCAAGGTTGTCCCACATACTTCCCACCGTCACCCACTGGCTCCCTCACCCAGGACCCCACCCGCTCTTTTGGAAGTGTACCACCCAGCCTCAGTGATGATAGtcctccttcttcagcctcttcctcctccttctataATGGGAGCCCCCCAGGGAGTCTACAAGTGGCCATGGAAGACAGCAACCGAGTGTCTCCCAGCAAGGGCACCAGCAACATTACCA AGCTGAATGGCATGGTGCTGCTGTGTAAAGTGTGTGGAGACGTGGCTTCGGGCTTCCACTATGGCGTGCATGCCTGTGAGGGCTGCAAG GGCTTTTTCCGCCGGAGCATCCAACAGAATATCCAGTACAAACGGTGTCTGAAAAACGAGAACTGCTCCATTGTTCGCATCAACCGCAACCGCTGCCAGCAGTGTCGCTTCAAGAAGTGTCTCTCCGTTGGCATGTCTAGAGATG CTGTACGTTTCGGGCGCATCcccaagagagagaagcaacGGATGCTCGCTGAGATGCAGAGCGCCATGAACTTGGCCAACAACCAACTGAGCAGCCTGTGCCCTCTGGAGACCTCGCCTACCCCGCACCCCATCTCAGGCTCCGTAGGCCCCTCGCCACCTCCTGCGCCAGCCCCGACACCTTTGGTGGGCTTCTCTCAGTTCCCACAGCAGCTGACACCACCCAGATCCCCCAGCCCTGAGCCCACCGTAGAGGATGTGATATCCCAGGTGGCTCGGGCCCATCGAGAAATCTTCACCTACGCCCATGACAAGTTAGGCACCTCACCTGGCAATTTCAATGCCAATCACGCGTCAAGTAGCCCTTCAGCTACTACCCCACACCGCTGGGAGAGTCAGGGATGCCCGCCTACCCCTAACGACAACAACATTTTGGCGGCTCAGCGTCATAACGAAGCGCTGAATGGTCTGTGCCAGAGCCCCTCCTCCTACCCTCCTACCTGGCCCTCCGGCTCTGCCCACCACAGTTGCCACCAGCCCAACAGCAACGGGCATCGTCTCTGCCCCACCCATGTATACTCGGCCTCAGAAGGCGAGGCACCTGCCAACAGTCTACGGCAAGGCAACACCAAGAACGTTCTGCTG GCATGTCCCATGAACATGTATCCCCACGGACGCAGTGGCCGGACCGTGCAAGAGATTTGGGAAGACTTCTCAATGAGCTTCACGCCTGCTGTGCGGGAGGTGGTAGAGTTTGCCAAGCACATCCCCGGGTTCCGTGACCTTTCTCAGCATGACCAGGTGACCCTACTAAAGGCTGGCACCTTTGAG GTGTTGATGGTGCGATTTGCATCATTGTTCAACGTGAAGGACCAGACAGTGATGTTCCTGAGCCGCACAACCTACAGTCTGCAAGAGCTCGGTGCCATGGGCATGGGCGACCTGCTCAATGCCATGTTTGACTTCAGTGAGAAGCTCAACTCCCTGGCGCTTACTGAGGAGGAGCTGGGCCTTTTCACCGCTGTGGTGCTTGTCTCTGCAG ACCGCTCGGGAATGGAGAATTCCGCTTCGGTGGAGCAGCTCCAGGAGACGCTGCTGCGGGCTCTTCGGGCTCTGGTGCTGAAGAACCGGCCCTTGGAGACTTCCCGCTTCACCAAGCTGCTGCTCAAGCTGCCGGACCTGCGGACCCTGAACAACATGCATTCCGAGAAGCTGCTGTCCTTCCGGGTGGACGCCCAGTGA
- the Nr1d1 gene encoding nuclear receptor subfamily 1 group D member 1 isoform X3: protein MTTLDSNNNTGGVITYIGSSGSSPSRTSPESLYSDSSNGSFQSLTQELNGMVLLCKVCGDVASGFHYGVHACEGCKGFFRRSIQQNIQYKRCLKNENCSIVRINRNRCQQCRFKKCLSVGMSRDAVRFGRIPKREKQRMLAEMQSAMNLANNQLSSLCPLETSPTPHPISGSVGPSPPPAPAPTPLVGFSQFPQQLTPPRSPSPEPTVEDVISQVARAHREIFTYAHDKLGTSPGNFNANHASSSPSATTPHRWESQGCPPTPNDNNILAAQRHNEALNGLCQSPSSYPPTWPSGSAHHSCHQPNSNGHRLCPTHVYSASEGEAPANSLRQGNTKNVLLACPMNMYPHGRSGRTVQEIWEDFSMSFTPAVREVVEFAKHIPGFRDLSQHDQVTLLKAGTFEVLMVRFASLFNVKDQTVMFLSRTTYSLQELGAMGMGDLLNAMFDFSEKLNSLALTEEELGLFTAVVLVSADRSGMENSASVEQLQETLLRALRALVLKNRPLETSRFTKLLLKLPDLRTLNNMHSEKLLSFRVDAQ from the exons ATGACGACTCTGGACTCCAACAACAACACAG GTGGTGTCATCACCTACATTGGCTCCAGCGGCTCCTCTCCCAGCCGGACCAGCCCGGAATCCCTCTATAGTGACAGCTCCAATGGCAGCTTCCAGTCCCTGACTCAAG AGCTGAATGGCATGGTGCTGCTGTGTAAAGTGTGTGGAGACGTGGCTTCGGGCTTCCACTATGGCGTGCATGCCTGTGAGGGCTGCAAG GGCTTTTTCCGCCGGAGCATCCAACAGAATATCCAGTACAAACGGTGTCTGAAAAACGAGAACTGCTCCATTGTTCGCATCAACCGCAACCGCTGCCAGCAGTGTCGCTTCAAGAAGTGTCTCTCCGTTGGCATGTCTAGAGATG CTGTACGTTTCGGGCGCATCcccaagagagagaagcaacGGATGCTCGCTGAGATGCAGAGCGCCATGAACTTGGCCAACAACCAACTGAGCAGCCTGTGCCCTCTGGAGACCTCGCCTACCCCGCACCCCATCTCAGGCTCCGTAGGCCCCTCGCCACCTCCTGCGCCAGCCCCGACACCTTTGGTGGGCTTCTCTCAGTTCCCACAGCAGCTGACACCACCCAGATCCCCCAGCCCTGAGCCCACCGTAGAGGATGTGATATCCCAGGTGGCTCGGGCCCATCGAGAAATCTTCACCTACGCCCATGACAAGTTAGGCACCTCACCTGGCAATTTCAATGCCAATCACGCGTCAAGTAGCCCTTCAGCTACTACCCCACACCGCTGGGAGAGTCAGGGATGCCCGCCTACCCCTAACGACAACAACATTTTGGCGGCTCAGCGTCATAACGAAGCGCTGAATGGTCTGTGCCAGAGCCCCTCCTCCTACCCTCCTACCTGGCCCTCCGGCTCTGCCCACCACAGTTGCCACCAGCCCAACAGCAACGGGCATCGTCTCTGCCCCACCCATGTATACTCGGCCTCAGAAGGCGAGGCACCTGCCAACAGTCTACGGCAAGGCAACACCAAGAACGTTCTGCTG GCATGTCCCATGAACATGTATCCCCACGGACGCAGTGGCCGGACCGTGCAAGAGATTTGGGAAGACTTCTCAATGAGCTTCACGCCTGCTGTGCGGGAGGTGGTAGAGTTTGCCAAGCACATCCCCGGGTTCCGTGACCTTTCTCAGCATGACCAGGTGACCCTACTAAAGGCTGGCACCTTTGAG GTGTTGATGGTGCGATTTGCATCATTGTTCAACGTGAAGGACCAGACAGTGATGTTCCTGAGCCGCACAACCTACAGTCTGCAAGAGCTCGGTGCCATGGGCATGGGCGACCTGCTCAATGCCATGTTTGACTTCAGTGAGAAGCTCAACTCCCTGGCGCTTACTGAGGAGGAGCTGGGCCTTTTCACCGCTGTGGTGCTTGTCTCTGCAG ACCGCTCGGGAATGGAGAATTCCGCTTCGGTGGAGCAGCTCCAGGAGACGCTGCTGCGGGCTCTTCGGGCTCTGGTGCTGAAGAACCGGCCCTTGGAGACTTCCCGCTTCACCAAGCTGCTGCTCAAGCTGCCGGACCTGCGGACCCTGAACAACATGCATTCCGAGAAGCTGCTGTCCTTCCGGGTGGACGCCCAGTGA
- the Nr1d1 gene encoding nuclear receptor subfamily 1 group D member 1 isoform X2 translates to MTTLDSNNNTGGVITYIGSSGSSPSRTSPESLYSDSSNGSFQSLTQASSSSFYNGSPPGSLQVAMEDSNRVSPSKGTSNITKLNGMVLLCKVCGDVASGFHYGVHACEGCKGFFRRSIQQNIQYKRCLKNENCSIVRINRNRCQQCRFKKCLSVGMSRDAVRFGRIPKREKQRMLAEMQSAMNLANNQLSSLCPLETSPTPHPISGSVGPSPPPAPAPTPLVGFSQFPQQLTPPRSPSPEPTVEDVISQVARAHREIFTYAHDKLGTSPGNFNANHASSSPSATTPHRWESQGCPPTPNDNNILAAQRHNEALNGLCQSPSSYPPTWPSGSAHHSCHQPNSNGHRLCPTHVYSASEGEAPANSLRQGNTKNVLLACPMNMYPHGRSGRTVQEIWEDFSMSFTPAVREVVEFAKHIPGFRDLSQHDQVTLLKAGTFEVLMVRFASLFNVKDQTVMFLSRTTYSLQELGAMGMGDLLNAMFDFSEKLNSLALTEEELGLFTAVVLVSADRSGMENSASVEQLQETLLRALRALVLKNRPLETSRFTKLLLKLPDLRTLNNMHSEKLLSFRVDAQ, encoded by the exons ATGACGACTCTGGACTCCAACAACAACACAG GTGGTGTCATCACCTACATTGGCTCCAGCGGCTCCTCTCCCAGCCGGACCAGCCCGGAATCCCTCTATAGTGACAGCTCCAATGGCAGCTTCCAGTCCCTGACTCAAG cctcttcctcctccttctataATGGGAGCCCCCCAGGGAGTCTACAAGTGGCCATGGAAGACAGCAACCGAGTGTCTCCCAGCAAGGGCACCAGCAACATTACCA AGCTGAATGGCATGGTGCTGCTGTGTAAAGTGTGTGGAGACGTGGCTTCGGGCTTCCACTATGGCGTGCATGCCTGTGAGGGCTGCAAG GGCTTTTTCCGCCGGAGCATCCAACAGAATATCCAGTACAAACGGTGTCTGAAAAACGAGAACTGCTCCATTGTTCGCATCAACCGCAACCGCTGCCAGCAGTGTCGCTTCAAGAAGTGTCTCTCCGTTGGCATGTCTAGAGATG CTGTACGTTTCGGGCGCATCcccaagagagagaagcaacGGATGCTCGCTGAGATGCAGAGCGCCATGAACTTGGCCAACAACCAACTGAGCAGCCTGTGCCCTCTGGAGACCTCGCCTACCCCGCACCCCATCTCAGGCTCCGTAGGCCCCTCGCCACCTCCTGCGCCAGCCCCGACACCTTTGGTGGGCTTCTCTCAGTTCCCACAGCAGCTGACACCACCCAGATCCCCCAGCCCTGAGCCCACCGTAGAGGATGTGATATCCCAGGTGGCTCGGGCCCATCGAGAAATCTTCACCTACGCCCATGACAAGTTAGGCACCTCACCTGGCAATTTCAATGCCAATCACGCGTCAAGTAGCCCTTCAGCTACTACCCCACACCGCTGGGAGAGTCAGGGATGCCCGCCTACCCCTAACGACAACAACATTTTGGCGGCTCAGCGTCATAACGAAGCGCTGAATGGTCTGTGCCAGAGCCCCTCCTCCTACCCTCCTACCTGGCCCTCCGGCTCTGCCCACCACAGTTGCCACCAGCCCAACAGCAACGGGCATCGTCTCTGCCCCACCCATGTATACTCGGCCTCAGAAGGCGAGGCACCTGCCAACAGTCTACGGCAAGGCAACACCAAGAACGTTCTGCTG GCATGTCCCATGAACATGTATCCCCACGGACGCAGTGGCCGGACCGTGCAAGAGATTTGGGAAGACTTCTCAATGAGCTTCACGCCTGCTGTGCGGGAGGTGGTAGAGTTTGCCAAGCACATCCCCGGGTTCCGTGACCTTTCTCAGCATGACCAGGTGACCCTACTAAAGGCTGGCACCTTTGAG GTGTTGATGGTGCGATTTGCATCATTGTTCAACGTGAAGGACCAGACAGTGATGTTCCTGAGCCGCACAACCTACAGTCTGCAAGAGCTCGGTGCCATGGGCATGGGCGACCTGCTCAATGCCATGTTTGACTTCAGTGAGAAGCTCAACTCCCTGGCGCTTACTGAGGAGGAGCTGGGCCTTTTCACCGCTGTGGTGCTTGTCTCTGCAG ACCGCTCGGGAATGGAGAATTCCGCTTCGGTGGAGCAGCTCCAGGAGACGCTGCTGCGGGCTCTTCGGGCTCTGGTGCTGAAGAACCGGCCCTTGGAGACTTCCCGCTTCACCAAGCTGCTGCTCAAGCTGCCGGACCTGCGGACCCTGAACAACATGCATTCCGAGAAGCTGCTGTCCTTCCGGGTGGACGCCCAGTGA
- the Thra gene encoding thyroid hormone receptor alpha: MEQKPSKVECGSDPEESSARSPDGKRKRKNGQCSLKTSMSGYIPSYLDKDEQCVVCGDKATGYHYRCITCEGCKGFFRRTIQKNLHPTYSCKYDSCCVIDKITRNQCQLCRFKKCIAVGMAMDLVLDDSKRVAKRKLIEQNRERRRKEEMIRSLQQRPEPTPEEWDLIHVATEAHRSTNAQGSHWKQRRKFLPDDIGQSPIVSMPDGDKVDLEAFSEFTKIITPAITRVVDFAKKLPMFSELPCEDQIILLKGCCMEIMSLRAAVRYDPESDTLTLSGEMAVKREQLKNGGLGVVSDAIFELGKSLSAFNLDDTEVALLQAVLLMSTDRSGLLCVDKIEKSQEAYLLAFEHYVNHRKHNIPHFWPKLLMKVTDLRMIGACHASRFLHMKVECPTELFPPLFLEVFEDQEV; the protein is encoded by the exons ATGGAACAGAAGCCAAGCAAGGTGGAGTGTGGGTCGGACCCAGAGGAGAGCAG TGCCAGGTCACCAGATGGAAAGCGGAAAAGAAAGAACGGCCAATGTTCCCTGAAAACCAGCATGTCAG ggTATATCCCTAGTTACCTGGACAAAGACGAGCAGTGTGTCGTGTGTGGGGACAAGGCGACCGGTTATCACTACCGCTGTATCACTTGTGAGGGCTGCAAG GGCTTTTTTCGCCGCACAATCCAGAAGAACCTCCATCCCACCTACTCCTGCAAGTATGACAGCTGCTGCGTCATCGACAAGATCACCCGGAACCAGTGCCAGCTGTGCCGCTTTAAGAAGTGCATCGCCGTGGGCATGGCCATGGACC TGGTTCTAGATGATTCGAAGCGGGTGGCCAAACGCAAGCTGATCGAGCAGAACCGGGAGCGGAGGCGAAAGGAGGAGATGATCCGATCGCTGCAGCAGCGACCAGAGCCCACTCCTGAAGAGTGGGATCTGATCCATGTTGCGACGGAGGCCCATCGCAGCACCAATGCCCAGGGTAGTCATTGGAAGCAGAGGCGAAAATTCCTG cCGGATGACATTGGCCAGTCACCCATTGTCTCCATGCCGGACGGAGACAAGGTAGACCTAGAGGCCTTCAGCGAGTTTACCAAGATCATCACCCCGGCCATCACCCGTGTGGTGGACTTTGCCAAAAAACTGCCCATGTTCTCCGAG CTGCCTTGCGAAGACCAGATCATCCTCCTGAAGGGGTGCTGCATGGAGATCATGTCCCTGCGGGCAGCTGTCCGCTATGACCCTGAGAGCGACACCCTGACTCTGAGTGGGGAGATGGCGGTTAAGCGGGAGCAGCTCAAGAATGGCGGCCTGGGTGTAGTCTCTGACGCCATCTTTGAACTGGGCAAGTCACTTTCTGCCTTTAACCTGGATGACACGGAAGTGGCTCTGCTGCAGGCTGTGCTGCTGATGTCAACAG ACCGCTCCGGCCTGCTGTGTGTGGACAAGATTGAGAAGAGTCAGGAAGCGTACCTGCTGGCCTTTGAGCACTACGTCAACCACCGCAAACACAACATTCCACACTTCTGGCCCAAGCTGCTGATGAAGGTGACTGACCTCCGCATGATCGGGGCCTGCCACGCCAGCCGCTTCCTCCACATGAAAGTCGAGTGCCCCACCGAACTCTTTCCCCCACTCTTCCTCGAGGTCTTTGAGGATCAGGAAGTCTAA